A genomic segment from uncultured Alistipes sp. encodes:
- the thiL gene encoding thiamine-phosphate kinase: MEPKKRTEISTLGPFGLIDLLTKDFPVQHPTTLKGVGDDAAVIAPPADEAVLCTTDSFYEGVDFDLTYFPLKHLGYKVVTAGVSDILAMNALPSQITVSLGISSKIPVEALQDLYEGISFACKELEIDLVGGDTRASMTGLVITVTVLGHAPKERIACRSGAQQHDLICLTGNLGAAYMGLQLLEREKRVLADVANPEPQFKGYEYLLEKYLKPRPRRDIIEALAEEKITPTSMIDLTDGLASDLMQICKSSKCGARIYLERIPIARQTTALAEEMHTDPVIAALNGGEDYELLFTVPLAMQEQVMRLGLVDVIGHITAESTGAYLVTPDGSDIKLKAQGFPDPA; encoded by the coding sequence ATGGAGCCCAAAAAACGCACCGAGATCTCGACGCTCGGACCATTCGGATTGATCGATTTGCTGACGAAGGATTTCCCCGTGCAGCACCCCACGACGCTCAAGGGGGTGGGCGACGATGCCGCGGTGATCGCCCCGCCGGCGGACGAAGCGGTCTTGTGCACGACCGATTCGTTCTACGAGGGAGTGGATTTCGACCTCACCTACTTCCCGCTCAAACACCTCGGATACAAGGTCGTCACGGCCGGTGTGAGCGACATCCTGGCCATGAATGCCCTGCCGTCGCAGATTACCGTATCGCTGGGTATCTCGTCGAAGATTCCCGTCGAAGCGCTGCAGGACCTCTACGAGGGAATTTCGTTCGCTTGCAAGGAGCTGGAGATCGATCTCGTGGGTGGCGACACACGGGCTTCGATGACCGGACTGGTGATCACCGTCACGGTGCTGGGCCACGCCCCGAAGGAGCGGATCGCATGCCGCAGCGGTGCGCAGCAGCACGACCTGATCTGCCTGACGGGCAACCTCGGGGCGGCCTACATGGGGCTCCAGCTGCTCGAACGCGAAAAGCGGGTTCTCGCGGACGTTGCGAATCCCGAACCGCAGTTCAAGGGGTATGAATACCTGCTGGAAAAGTACCTCAAACCACGCCCGCGACGGGACATCATCGAGGCGCTGGCGGAGGAGAAGATTACGCCGACGTCGATGATCGATCTGACGGACGGGCTGGCGAGCGACCTGATGCAGATCTGCAAATCGTCGAAGTGCGGGGCGCGGATCTACCTGGAGCGGATTCCGATTGCGCGTCAGACGACAGCTTTGGCCGAGGAGATGCACACCGACCCGGTGATAGCGGCATTGAACGGCGGGGAGGATTACGAATTGCTGTTCACGGTCCCGCTGGCGATGCAGGAGCAGGTGATGCGGCTGGGGCTGGTGGACGTCATCGGCCACATCACGGCCGAATCGACCGGCGCCTACCTCGTGACGCCCGACGGCTCGGACATCAAACTGAAAGCCCAGGGCTTTCCCGACCCCGCTTAA
- a CDS encoding adenylate kinase produces MVNIVLFGAPGCGKGTQAQRLKEHYGIEHVSTGEVIRDEIRRGTELGRSMESYIKEGKLAPDSIVIGMIANYVADHLDAKGCIFDGFPRTTVQAEEFDKILAGHGLKVDIMVDIHVPEEELVRRILLRGKDSGRADDASEEVIRGRLDVYHRQTAVVADYYAGQNKYASVDGVGTMDEVFGRIASVIDGLK; encoded by the coding sequence ATGGTAAATATCGTCTTATTCGGCGCTCCGGGATGCGGGAAGGGTACCCAGGCGCAGCGTCTGAAGGAGCATTACGGAATCGAACACGTCTCGACCGGCGAGGTCATCCGCGACGAAATCCGCCGCGGGACGGAACTCGGCCGTAGCATGGAGTCCTACATCAAGGAGGGAAAACTGGCGCCCGACTCGATCGTCATCGGCATGATTGCCAACTATGTGGCCGACCATCTCGATGCCAAGGGGTGTATCTTCGACGGATTCCCCCGCACGACGGTACAGGCCGAGGAGTTCGACAAGATCCTTGCCGGGCATGGGCTGAAGGTCGACATCATGGTCGACATCCACGTCCCGGAGGAGGAGTTGGTCCGCCGTATCCTGTTGCGCGGCAAGGATTCGGGGCGAGCCGACGACGCTTCGGAGGAGGTGATTCGCGGCCGGCTCGACGTCTACCACCGTCAGACGGCCGTCGTCGCCGACTACTACGCTGGACAGAACAAGTACGCTTCGGTCGACGGGGTCGGGACGATGGACGAAGTGTTCGGCCGGATCGCTTCCGTGATCGACGGCTTGAAATAG
- the rpsT gene encoding 30S ribosomal protein S20, whose translation MANHKSSKKRIRQTLTKRAHNRLYHKTTRNAVKALRSTTEKSAAEALLPKVTAMLDKLAKHNIMHKNKAANLKSAIQLHVNAL comes from the coding sequence ATGGCAAACCATAAGTCATCCAAGAAACGGATTCGTCAGACGCTGACGAAGCGTGCTCACAACCGGCTCTATCACAAGACGACGCGCAACGCCGTGAAGGCCCTGCGCTCGACCACCGAGAAGAGTGCCGCCGAGGCCCTGCTGCCGAAGGTAACGGCAATGCTCGACAAGCTGGCCAAGCACAACATCATGCACAAGAACAAGGCTGCAAACCTGAAGAGCGCCATCCAGCTCCACGTGAACGCCCTCTGA
- a CDS encoding ABC transporter ATP-binding protein has product MSILLEQITLSYGSRTLLSGVCASFAPGTLTALIGRNGTGKSTLLRAIAGLGPVASGRVELCGHTLAELTPRQRAATVSFVTTDKVRIANLTCEDVVSLGRAPYTNWIGRMQDGDRTVVERSLDLVGMSAFARKTLDRMSDGECQRVMIARALAQDTPVILLDEPTAFLDLPNRYELATLLRRLSRDEGKCILFSTHDLDIALSLCDAVALIDPPTLHSLPAEEMVRSGYLERLFSGRSACFDPQTRSVRLR; this is encoded by the coding sequence ATGAGCATCCTTCTCGAACAGATCACCCTTTCCTACGGCAGCCGCACGCTGCTCTCCGGCGTCTGCGCCTCGTTCGCCCCGGGCACCCTGACGGCCCTGATCGGTCGCAACGGAACGGGCAAAAGCACCCTGTTGCGGGCCATTGCCGGACTGGGGCCCGTCGCATCGGGCCGCGTGGAGCTCTGCGGGCACACCCTGGCGGAACTGACACCCCGGCAGCGCGCCGCAACGGTCTCGTTCGTGACCACCGACAAGGTGCGGATTGCCAACCTCACGTGCGAAGATGTCGTTTCGCTGGGCCGGGCCCCCTACACCAACTGGATCGGGCGGATGCAGGACGGCGACCGGACCGTCGTGGAGCGTTCGCTCGACCTGGTGGGGATGTCCGCATTCGCACGCAAGACCTTGGACCGGATGTCGGACGGCGAATGCCAGCGGGTGATGATCGCCCGGGCGCTGGCCCAGGACACCCCGGTCATTCTGCTCGACGAACCCACGGCCTTCCTCGACCTGCCGAACCGCTACGAACTGGCGACGTTGTTGCGGCGCCTGTCCCGCGACGAGGGGAAATGCATCCTCTTCTCGACCCATGACCTTGATATTGCGCTTTCGCTCTGCGACGCCGTTGCGCTGATCGATCCGCCCACGCTCCACAGCCTTCCGGCCGAGGAGATGGTCCGCAGCGGCTATCTCGAACGCCTGTTTTCGGGCCGGAGTGCCTGTTTCGATCCGCAGACCCGGAGCGTACGGCTTCGTTAA
- a CDS encoding iron ABC transporter permease, translating into MTRPALLFMLLALATAALFIGDLAVGSVDIPLSEVWAALTGGPCDPTNGTIILKIRLLKAVTALLAGSALAASGLAMQTLFRNPLAGPYVLGISSGASLGVALFLLGAPLLGVSGHSFIQSLGIAGAAWIGSALVLAVVMAVSRRIKDIMVILILGMMFSSGVSSVVEILQYLSNEAALKSFVVWTMGSLGDVTGNRLLLMLPAVGAGLLLSIAVIKPLNLLLLGENYARTMGLNVQRTRTLIFLATVLLAGTVTAFCGPVGFIGLAVPHLARMIFASADHRILMPASMLTGAALLLICDLLAKTLALPINTITALMGIPVVIVVVIRNRNLF; encoded by the coding sequence ATGACGCGCCCTGCCCTGCTCTTCATGCTGCTGGCGCTTGCGACCGCCGCACTCTTCATCGGCGATCTGGCTGTGGGATCGGTCGACATCCCGCTCTCGGAGGTCTGGGCGGCACTCACCGGCGGGCCCTGCGACCCGACAAACGGCACCATCATCCTGAAGATCCGCCTGCTGAAAGCCGTAACGGCCCTGCTGGCGGGGAGCGCCCTGGCAGCCAGCGGTCTGGCCATGCAGACGCTTTTCCGCAATCCCCTGGCCGGGCCCTATGTCCTGGGAATCAGTTCCGGGGCTTCGCTCGGCGTCGCGCTTTTCCTGCTCGGGGCGCCGCTGCTGGGCGTGTCCGGACATTCGTTCATCCAGTCGCTGGGCATCGCCGGGGCCGCATGGATCGGATCGGCACTTGTACTGGCCGTCGTCATGGCCGTCAGCCGCCGCATCAAGGACATCATGGTGATCCTGATCCTCGGCATGATGTTCAGTTCGGGGGTCAGCTCGGTGGTCGAGATCCTGCAGTATCTCTCGAACGAGGCTGCCCTGAAATCGTTCGTCGTCTGGACCATGGGGTCGCTGGGCGACGTCACGGGCAACCGCCTGCTGCTGATGCTTCCGGCCGTCGGGGCGGGTCTCCTCCTCTCGATCGCCGTCATCAAACCCCTGAACCTCCTGCTGCTGGGCGAGAACTACGCCCGCACGATGGGACTCAACGTCCAGCGCACGCGCACGCTGATTTTCCTCGCGACGGTCCTGCTCGCGGGAACCGTTACGGCCTTCTGCGGTCCGGTGGGCTTCATCGGGCTGGCCGTTCCGCACCTGGCGCGCATGATCTTCGCCTCGGCCGACCACCGCATCCTGATGCCGGCCTCGATGCTCACGGGAGCCGCCCTGCTGCTGATCTGCGACCTGCTGGCCAAGACGCTGGCCCTGCCGATCAACACCATCACGGCATTGATGGGCATTCCGGTCGTGATTGTCGTCGTCATCCGCAACCGCAACCTCTTCTGA
- a CDS encoding ABC transporter substrate-binding protein: MKRFYPLILTLLSTLATGCSGSAERNLSDFTTTVYSPTYASGFDIRGTEKDASTLITVHNPWQGGSQADQHLILLRGKAKAPRHAEIQAVKAPVRRVVCMSSSHVALFDALNQTDRIIGVSGLDYILNPAIRGRSLCGEVRDVGYDTNLNFELLTALHPDLILLYGVTGENTVITGKLRELGIPYLYVGDYVEGSPLGKAEWLVAAAELCDLREAGADTLRRIASRYNALKTRLDPADARPKVMLNTPYRDTWFMPPVQSYMVRLIEDAGGSYIYPRNRSNASVAVDLEEAYLLANSADFWLNVGGCNTLEELTSQNPKFAEVPAVVDRCVWNNNRRRTAAGGSDFWESGTIHPDIALRDLRTILGGGSDSTYYYKRLE, translated from the coding sequence ATGAAACGATTTTATCCCCTCATCCTGACCCTGCTCTCAACCCTCGCAACGGGTTGCTCAGGCTCCGCGGAGCGCAACTTAAGCGACTTCACGACAACGGTTTACAGCCCGACCTACGCCTCGGGATTCGACATCCGCGGTACCGAGAAAGATGCCTCGACCCTCATCACCGTCCACAATCCGTGGCAAGGCGGTTCGCAGGCCGATCAACACCTGATCCTCCTGCGCGGCAAGGCCAAAGCTCCCCGCCACGCCGAAATACAGGCCGTCAAGGCCCCCGTTCGGCGCGTCGTATGCATGTCTTCGAGCCACGTCGCACTGTTCGACGCCCTGAACCAGACCGACCGCATCATCGGCGTCTCGGGACTCGACTATATCCTCAACCCCGCCATCCGCGGGCGCAGCCTCTGCGGCGAAGTCCGCGACGTGGGGTACGACACGAACCTCAACTTCGAACTCCTGACGGCCCTGCACCCCGACCTGATCCTCCTCTACGGAGTCACCGGAGAGAATACGGTCATCACCGGGAAACTCCGCGAACTGGGCATTCCCTATCTCTATGTCGGCGATTACGTCGAAGGGTCGCCCCTGGGCAAGGCCGAATGGCTGGTTGCCGCGGCGGAACTGTGCGATCTGCGCGAAGCCGGAGCCGATACGCTGCGCCGCATCGCCTCGCGCTACAACGCCCTGAAAACACGCCTCGACCCGGCGGATGCCCGCCCGAAGGTGATGCTGAACACGCCCTACCGGGATACATGGTTCATGCCGCCCGTCCAAAGCTACATGGTCCGGCTGATCGAAGATGCCGGCGGAAGCTACATCTACCCCCGGAACCGTTCGAATGCCTCGGTGGCCGTGGATTTGGAAGAGGCCTACCTGCTGGCCAACAGCGCCGATTTCTGGCTCAATGTCGGGGGTTGCAACACCCTTGAGGAGCTGACGTCCCAAAACCCGAAATTCGCCGAAGTTCCGGCCGTCGTGGACCGCTGCGTCTGGAACAACAACCGCCGTCGCACGGCAGCCGGAGGCTCCGATTTCTGGGAATCCGGCACCATACACCCCGATATTGCATTGCGCGACCTGCGCACCATTCTGGGAGGCGGCAGCGACTCCACCTATTATTATAAACGCCTCGAATAA
- a CDS encoding site-specific integrase, with product MDATISVICFKSKTLANGEHPLMLRITKDRKRTMKSLGVSVHPSNWDFDRNEPKPKCPDRKYIQQIILKVKTEYQTKLLEKSANNEDYTAQTLVKEQSREQIQSETVEHFYLRTIEQLKREGAVGNAYAYQNSYQVLRSFHADKPLAYPFGQIDEAFLNAFESWMRSKGNKETTLSFQMRTLRAIFNRAVRARIVGREKNPFNEYKISKFNTRTPKRALSKTDVMKIMAADCSQGKAIEQFAHDVFVFSYLCGGISFVDMANLTPANIVEGRLIYCRQKTHGAVNVPLSAQAREILAKYDGHCRQAGYLFPILDERVHITPMQKKNRVHKMCGRVNFALRGIGKRLKIKSTVTTYVARHSFATVLKKSGVNIGIISEALGHHSLKTTQIYLDSFENSQIDEAMQHLL from the coding sequence ATGGACGCCACAATTTCAGTCATTTGCTTCAAAAGCAAGACCCTCGCCAACGGGGAGCATCCGCTCATGTTGCGTATTACGAAGGACCGCAAACGGACGATGAAAAGTCTCGGCGTGTCGGTCCATCCGTCAAATTGGGATTTCGACCGCAACGAACCCAAGCCCAAGTGTCCCGACCGCAAGTATATCCAGCAGATTATCCTGAAGGTCAAGACCGAGTATCAAACCAAACTGTTGGAGAAAAGCGCCAACAATGAGGATTATACTGCTCAAACACTTGTCAAAGAGCAGTCCCGAGAGCAAATCCAGTCGGAAACGGTCGAACATTTCTATTTGAGAACCATTGAGCAACTCAAACGGGAGGGGGCGGTAGGCAATGCTTATGCCTATCAGAACTCCTACCAAGTCTTGCGATCCTTCCACGCGGACAAACCGCTGGCTTATCCGTTTGGACAGATTGATGAAGCCTTCCTGAACGCTTTTGAGAGTTGGATGCGGTCAAAAGGGAACAAGGAGACAACCTTGAGTTTCCAGATGCGGACCTTGCGGGCGATATTCAATCGTGCAGTCCGAGCCAGGATTGTCGGCAGGGAGAAGAATCCGTTCAACGAGTACAAGATCAGTAAATTCAATACCCGAACACCGAAACGAGCCTTGAGCAAGACGGACGTGATGAAGATCATGGCCGCTGATTGTTCACAGGGTAAGGCAATCGAGCAGTTTGCCCACGATGTATTTGTCTTCTCCTATTTGTGCGGTGGTATCTCGTTTGTGGATATGGCCAACCTGACGCCTGCCAATATCGTGGAAGGGCGGTTGATCTATTGCCGTCAGAAAACGCATGGAGCTGTCAATGTCCCGTTGTCGGCACAGGCGAGAGAGATTCTTGCCAAATACGACGGACATTGCAGGCAGGCAGGTTATCTGTTCCCGATATTGGATGAGCGGGTACACATTACGCCCATGCAAAAGAAGAATCGGGTGCATAAAATGTGCGGCAGGGTGAATTTTGCCTTGCGGGGTATCGGCAAGCGTTTGAAGATCAAGTCTACCGTTACGACCTATGTTGCAAGGCACAGCTTTGCCACCGTACTGAAGAAGTCGGGCGTGAATATTGGCATCATATCCGAGGCCTTGGGGCATCATAGCCTAAAGACCACGCAAATCTACCTCGATTCATTCGAGAACTCGCAAATCGACGAGGCCATGCAGCATCTGCTGTAA
- a CDS encoding ParB/Srx family N-terminal domain-containing protein, whose translation MKKMLISTDNENRQFAFVKGNRPTNAKTVKAKEKSMQEHGQLSPITVVKGEEVCQMNGCLVDLQGHDIPNEQAERYYAVVDGQHRVVAWMNLGKNLDELVICEALNAEMEIAALIAEMNICTTSWKGTDYMAAPAMALAAKNEVFDFAVELQTKGFPLATISLWCTGANSLKPKDLVASVKSKVLPRAFGDAGWFYRSVKWYKAALERIPNSFLAKKYLITFLIKKFNHAENPMQFSRQMEMRLRCLTGAQVKEIMNPKANDGITREQATYDTLDKYLG comes from the coding sequence ATGAAGAAAATGCTTATTTCCACGGATAATGAAAACCGTCAGTTCGCATTTGTAAAGGGTAACCGCCCGACCAATGCCAAGACCGTGAAGGCCAAGGAGAAATCGATGCAGGAGCATGGACAGCTGTCGCCCATCACCGTCGTGAAGGGTGAAGAGGTCTGCCAGATGAACGGCTGTCTGGTCGACCTGCAAGGACACGATATTCCTAACGAACAGGCAGAACGGTACTATGCCGTGGTGGATGGACAGCACCGAGTGGTCGCATGGATGAACTTGGGCAAGAACTTGGATGAACTTGTGATTTGTGAGGCGCTGAATGCCGAGATGGAGATTGCGGCCCTGATCGCCGAGATGAATATCTGCACGACCTCGTGGAAGGGGACCGATTACATGGCAGCCCCAGCAATGGCCCTGGCTGCAAAGAATGAGGTCTTCGATTTTGCCGTGGAGCTGCAAACGAAGGGCTTCCCGCTGGCGACCATCTCTCTCTGGTGTACGGGTGCCAACTCCCTCAAACCGAAAGACCTTGTAGCCAGTGTCAAGAGCAAAGTACTGCCGCGGGCATTTGGAGATGCAGGATGGTTCTACAGAAGCGTCAAGTGGTATAAGGCAGCTTTGGAACGGATTCCGAATTCGTTCCTGGCGAAAAAATATCTGATTACCTTCCTGATTAAGAAGTTCAACCATGCGGAGAATCCCATGCAGTTCAGCCGTCAGATGGAGATGAGGTTGAGATGTCTGACGGGGGCGCAAGTGAAAGAGATCATGAATCCCAAGGCGAACGATGGAATCACGCGGGAACAGGCGACCTATGACACGCTGGATAAGTACCTCGGGTAA